Within Cololabis saira isolate AMF1-May2022 chromosome 14, fColSai1.1, whole genome shotgun sequence, the genomic segment TAAACAGACATCGTGCACCAGGAGATACAAAGTCTTTAACATCCTGTAGGGGGCTTGATTGGAGGTTTTCACCAATGAAGTTATCATTTATCAAAAGTCTTGTCTTGTGTTAGTATGTAGGTCACATGATTTGGTTCAGGTTATATGTCATCATTTAGTCAGCCTGATCAGAAATCATCATGGCTGCCAGTGGTGCAGGACCTGCTTCCCAGAGGGTaagtaattaaatattaatcatagttattttcaacaaaaaaataatataaattcataaaactaatTATGACTGTTGTCATAATGTGCTAGTGAAGAAAAAACGTTCTAACTGTGTTTGTAGTGTTATTTAGCAACTTTTGAAATGTATGTATCCCACAAGATACGTTGCCAGATTAGGGGTAGAAATGGTAGAAAGTTGGTCATGTGTATTATTCAAAATTTAGTTTAAAACTGCAAGATGTGTTAatattcactgcaaaaacagatATTATCATGTACATGTAGGTACATTATGACAGTATAACCATATATTTTGTTCTATATATTTTCCTGCAGGGCATCACAGTTAGTTCTTTTTATGGCAAAATAAAGGCAGGTACAAAAATGAGAGAGGATGAGACTGATTGAGGAGATTCCTGCAAGCTCTTCAGACTCAGACTCAGTcagtgatgaagatgaggaaatCATTTTCAGGCAGCAAGTGAGGATAGTTctactgaggaggaggaggagggaaaaagCCAAGGGATTCAGGTGACAGCTAGGGAGAAAAGAGAACCTTAATAGAGCAACGTATCTTGGGAGATACAACTCATAAAatctaaaatatacaaaaaaaaattttaattgtGGAAATGTTTTACTTAGAGGCAAATGAGTAGTGAcgttaaattattttttacaactcattTTCCACTCCTGCCTGTTTAAGGGTTAACTGGGACTGAAAATGGAGTCACACaatacatttacatgcactaagaGAAAGTCGAATTATTGTTAGTCCGCCTGATGTCCACTTTGTAAAAGCCATGTTTACACCTGGGTTCTTGAAATTGAGCTAGTAGAACCAGATAATGTGGTTCGAAGACGAGCAATTCTGGCATGTGTACGCAAACTACGGTTAGCCGAGCTATTGACTGCTCTGGGACTCTCCTTTGTGATAACAACAGTCATGGCATGACAACAAATTtgtagcagaagaagaagaggagtcaCACTGGGACTGGTGTGTCGTTCCTACGGCTAAGAGCTAAGCTAACTGAGCCTGTCCTCGGTCGAATACAGTTGTGGAAAATACACCAACATGTCGTTTACTACGCCAGACACCACAATTGTTACTTGCTGCATCTTTACTACATTAATCGGGAACTTTAGTTTAATTTACATGAACTCTGAGCTCCATCTGTGCAGGTCCAGTTAGCACACTAGTGAGGGCCAGCTGAGACTTACTTTCAGGCATCTCTGCGGCAGCTGCTTCCTCTGTGCAGCTGCGGGGTCTTTGCCTGGTTCTTTGCCTGGTTTTCGGGGTTCTCCTCTAGTTGACAACACTAATTCCCTCAGACGGTGAATTTGCAGACCTTCGTCTGTGTTTATGTGGAGCTCTGCGGCGGTGTGACGTAGTTCCGCCTCTGGTCGACCCCGGTCAGCTgacagcgccccctgcaggaggCTCGACGAGAAACGCTCACCGCTGTGGTTCCATCTGGAGACTggatgctgcgttccatttacctcggaagtcggaactgggaactgggaatgacgtcacagccgagttatcagcgttccagttacaaagtaggtaaacaagtttgtagttcgcatataccacacgaaaaatgtaaattacactatagcagcatatatatgccgaacaatacttgtatacgactgatttagtgtgaccaaaaatagaatgaagtgctacgaatttttacagagctctcttctactgtttacaaccgggacagccatcttggaatgtgaactcgggggtggtgaagactctcccactttcccagtgggaaatcccacttctaggggcgttccagttgaaaaatccaactgggaactaggaaatccccacttccgaggacaaatggaacgcggcattacacctagtactggagttgaggggggatgaggggggatggcatccccccctgaaataaaaatggtcaaaatcatcgccctgtaaaactgccatcccccctttccatcccttatgtcatttcatcaatgaatgtggttttactgctatttcaacatttagagtcatcaccagaaaaataacaccagaaaaataacttatttgacaattttcacctgtttcaagtacattttctgccagtggaacaagatgtatcttcttattacaagcaaaaaaattttgttccactggcagatttttctacttatttcaagtaataATTACTGATCTTTTTGTGCTAGTTTTAATCGggactatttattatttatttttccttttttcttttcttactggttctttgttgttacatatattttttttgtgttttgtgtttgcttcttttttgggtggaaatgctagaaagaatttgttatagaaagtgtaaataataataatgtgaaggttaaagggtAGGCTATAAGGAAGGTtataagctcagagcttcagcctattccttttcgatccaaatgattacacgacatgttatgaatgagtgtaccatATTGAGCACatgattgaaataaataaataaataaataaaaaagtgaaaatctacttgaaacaggtgaaaattgttgttttttccagtgacgagtcttgttttaagtgtaataagatttttttactaaaatgagacattttaactagaaataggacaaatattcttatgagtttttgcagtgatccattttacttatcctgtgaaggacagaatcatattgatacgttcagaaaactgtttttaatttttgtgttttgatgtatttgatgtaagcccagtggatatttaaagcttacagaaggctgcatttaactgctgctatgtcattcctgcagtatttctgcaggtgttttggtcagtgctattatttgtaatatattatattatttgtaatcagcacaaattatctgtccccatatgataaaatcaaccatcccccctgatttttttttttttttacaactcgagtactgccaacACCTGTAAGTCCAAAATTACTGTGGGTCGATGGAACTGTAGCTCCAGTTATAACTTTAAGTGGGTGAATATTTCTATTGACTgtcaattgtttttttctttctttgtgaatctaattttatatttgtataCATTATTCTACTCCTGGGAAATGCACGTTAAAATATATATGGGAATCAATGTCCAAATTGTGAATCTGAAGTTTCAGCTGGAAATCTGTTTCCAATTGAGAAGGCTAAAGGCTCTTTCCAGGTCCAGTTTATTAACTGTAATGGCGTACACAAGTTTTgtatgaggcccctggtctaaGGAGGTTACTTACTCTAAAATCCTTAATCCTTCTGATGAATAAGAAACCAACTTCAGCATCGCTGACGTTCTATTTCAGACGTCAGTTTGTTCAGAGGTTGGACATTTCAACTTCCAAGCACAAACTGAACGCAGTAGCAGTACCTCATGTTATGTTTATCCCCCCCCCATGCAtgttatgtatattttaaaatgttattccACTTCATCGGATGCAAACTTCAGAGACACTGTTCTTCTTGGAGGTTCCCCAGGACCAACCAAAGGTTTGGAGTACTTTAACAAGCACTGACCAGTACAAGCACTGACCAGGCTGAATGACACAACCTGCAGTCAGGGCTCTGCCACCGGGGGACTTCAGGTTCCCGAGGACCTGCTCTGAGACGGTGGCTGCATCAGTTATTTTTTCAGAGTAGTCTGATGGAGCAGCAACATATCAGCTGCAGACAGGGAGAGACTAGATAAACTAATCAAGGAGGCAGAACCAGTTCCTGAGGACCAGTAAAGCAGCAGGAGGCAGTGGTTCTTAACATATTTATTCACATcaacacatttacagcagaTAAAAGGTTTAAGGTTTGGACTGAACCAGAGTCTGCAGAGTAGCAGCGACCTGATCAGCTGACATGTTCTCCACAGAGACGCTCCTCTCTTTACCAAACTCTGTACAGACAGAAGCAGAAATCCCTGATCAGTCCacatcataatcatcatcatcatcatcatcatcatcatcatcatcaccatgaGTCAAACACAGACATCTTCCAATCTGTCATCCTGTTTTTCAAAAATTACTCAGATAAAATGAAACAACTGACTtagaaaatatttaaattacGAAAATGTTTATACAAATAGAAAAGTTAAATGAATTTTTCTGCATCCTCTTGTGTGAAGACTCTCCACCTGGCCAGGTGAAAACCCACTCGTACCACAGGTTgcatttttaaatcaaatttggCTGCAGTCGCAGCTGGAAACAAGTCAAGAGTGTGTTTCTCTGAATGGCTGATCTGAGTCACAACACCCGCATTTATTATATCGGAGGCAGCACCTGCACATGTGTGGACTCAATATAAGTAAgtacaagtttatttatatagcatattTCACGAACAAATGTCACAAATTTGTGGAAAATTAAAGTCACAGAAGGAACAAGATTAAAATCAAAATGATCAGCATAAAAGACTGTCTAAAAACCagcacactgcagttcccatgGTCCCACAGGTGAGCAGGACTCACCATATCTGGCCCAGACTCGGGCCTGGACTCCAGAACATTCTCGGATCAGAATTGGAAATCCTGGGTTCGCTTTCTTTAGGGTCACATAGTTCTGCTCCACAAAATCCCTGaaatcacagaaaaagaaattatATCTAATGTCCTTCAGCTCCATCTCCATTTTCCAGCACTAAACCCGGTCCTCTTCGTCTGACTACAGCGTTGAGCCCGGCCCCGCCCCGTTGACTCCAGCGTTTAACTTGGTCTTAATCTTCACTCAGAGATGTTGTCTGATTGTTAATTCCTGTCTGGCAATTTCTGCActaaaccccgtgtcctctttCCTGTCGGTCGACCCCAAGTGGCACGAGGTTGCTACAGTGACAAAACAACATCTCTGGTCTCACCACCGTCCTGTAGACCTTTCCTTTCATTCTTTCTGATACTTTTATCACATATCACCTCTGACACTTTTCTCCAAACATGTCAACCTACTTGCACATGcttcttcacctcttttccacACCCTCTGTTGCTCTGGACTGTTGATCCTAAGTACTTTAAATGCTCCATCTTCTTTATCTCTGCTCCCTGTAAAATCGCTGTTCCTCTTGGGTTCCTCTCATCCACGTACTCTGTCTTTGTGCAGCTAACCTTCCTCCCTCTTCTTTCCGGTGCAGACCTCCACCTCTCTAGATGCTCCTCCACCTGGCCCCGGCTTTCCCTACAGATCATGCTAGGCCGGCGCCAGAGCCGGTTCCAAACAGGATCTACTAAGAAGTGGCCTGCTTTACCAATGGCCAGAGAGCCGAACCAAAATCAACGTCATTCACTATATCAAAGTGGAAGCAGGAAATCTGTAAAAAGGAGTGCAATCTCTGAGAACAACAATGGAAATCTAATTTCACTATGTACAGACACTTATGTAACAGCGTAAATAATTAAcctgtttcttttattgttaaATTCCTGTTAAACTGAGAGTacagcctttattttttttaattttgaatgcTATTTGCAATGTGTATGAGTTCTAATACATGTTGGTGTTGATGTATAAACTGTTTGTCAGAATTGCAGTTTTATTACTTTGTGAAGGGACTTTGATTTAGAAACATGAGTATGCAATGTTAAGTTAACCACTAACCATCAGCAGCTAATGGCTGAAAAAGGAGGGAAAGTGGTGCAAAAGTGCAAAAGTGTCTTTTGTAGTTGCACATCTGAACATCTGTGGTTGTATGTACAATGTTTCTTGCAGGTATGTGTATTTTGAGTATGGATGTTCTATTTTGTATTTCATTGTGCTGTAGAGTGTTAATTTGTGTTGAGCGCAGCATGTTTAGTTTGTTTCGTCCACTAGGTGGCAGCGTTACTTCacttttgtacatgtaaatgcAAAAGGAGTTTAGGTCTGTGAAATTGGAGATATAGTGCAACTGAATGCAAAATTGTGGATTTATTGTGGATGTTTTATTATTTGGACAATTTAATAGATTTATCTTGTGTACATTTGTATTTTATATCATAATTAATGCCACTATACGATCACTGTAGCTTTTCTTTGGTAGTAGCAAACGATCCATGCTGTGGTTGTGGGAGCAGACTGAAAGAACTTGTTCCTAACATCTGTGGTTGTATCCTCCCATGTTTCTCCCAGAATAAACCAGACCTTTCCCTCAGTCCACCTTGGCCGTTATTCAGCACACACACATGGCCAGTAGCAGCAGAGACAAAGACAATAAGAGTCACACTGATCCTGGCCTTAAAAATCTTGTTAGGAGTCTGGAAACGACTTTGTGCAAGTTTCCACCATCGGCAGCATCTGTTTCAGGACCAAAGGAAGTCTTTTTGCGTCACGTTTGCTGTACAGTAGATGTATTGTTGCTGGCATGGTTCAATCAGTAATGAATGCACCCAGAAtctgaaatgtgttttaaactCACAGGGATTGTTTAAATATGGCGGTTGCATAGTTGTGGTTGGTTACAATCATCCTGTCCATGACTTCCTCTGTCTTCTACTTCCTCATCACCTCTGTTGTCTTCTCCAACATGTCTATTGAAGTCTGCACCAATCATCACTCTCTCATCTCTGGGGATGCTCTCCATCAATTCATCTAACTCATTCCAggattcctcctcctccctaaCTCACATCCAGCACAACCATTAACATACCTTCATACTCATCACTCTGACACTCTTTTCACCCCCAGAACATTCCTAACAAGCTGCTCCATCAAGATAACTCATACTCAATGTCTCCTCCCATCCACGCCATGATAAAACATCTTGAACCCTGCTCCAAAACTTCTAGTCCTGCTACTTTTACACCAGGTCTCCTGAACACACATCCACCttcagcagagagcagcagggaGGAAGAGACTAgaccagggatcggcaacccgcggctctagagtcaCCCTAgtagctcctggagcttttttaaaaatgtttgacctttttttattttttttattccttttttttttccatttttcttcttttctttttatcattttttcttatctcttttcctttcctttttaatttcgacttttttcatgaaattttgactatttcctcgacatttcgacttttttcacgaaatctttactatttcctcgacattttgactttttttctcaacatttcgacttttttttctcaacatttcgacttttttctcgaagttatAACTAATTAGAAAcgaactaatatagaaacatgcagcaagtgttgccttcattctaaggcttatacaagacttttaattttttgcggctccagacatatttgtttttggtccaatatggctctaaaacattttgggttgccgaccgctggacTAGACAAAGTGGTGAGGAAAcctggctctgtcctgggctgcagtgtTGATCGTGTGCAGGTGgcgggggagaggaggatggtggcaaagctgtcatccatcatggaaaatgtctcccaccccctgcatgagactgtcagagctccgtcagcgaccggcttcgtcacctgcgatgcgtcactgagaggcatcgcaggtcttTCCTCCCCACTGCCATCAGACTCCACAACCTGCTCACAGTAGCAACGGCAATAAcaacaacatgtgcaatatccgtcaacctcatacacatcctacctacttttttgcactgtttttctttctttctcgtactgcattacttttattttcattccaatcTATATAccgtttatattttgtaattatatattttttactttgttaactcctacctgcatgtgtgtgttgagtgtac encodes:
- the ndufa2 gene encoding NADH dehydrogenase [ubiquinone] 1 alpha subcomplex subunit 2, encoding MAAATVRSLGSALGKNLREIRLHLCQTSAASSGARDFVEQNYVTLKKANPGFPILIRECSGVQARVWARYEFGKERSVSVENMSADQVAATLQTLVQSKP